Proteins encoded within one genomic window of Rhinoderma darwinii isolate aRhiDar2 chromosome 5, aRhiDar2.hap1, whole genome shotgun sequence:
- the LOC142653082 gene encoding diamine oxidase [copper-containing]-like, giving the protein MGKNDFLWIVVLWIVPTIANIHSSYRGQHKASVFSDLTPSEMTSVRTFLMGQENFNLCSVHGTFGKNTIKLIELNMNKKAQVLNFLDKNGPKPKRETKVIIYFADQPHPNVTEYLVGPIPHPYYYKPMVKGNRTIRFESRPTTDSEYEQIHLKLQEDMMKVNPILLETSGFSFSNCSNHCLTYTDIAPRGLEPGDRKTWLTFLCFVEGFFLHPIGFELLLNHRSLNPKDWRVEKVWYNGQYFESLEELVAKYEKNELTKLRLPDYREEDFYSTFIPRGDFRTKTDVHGPKICEPQGKRYKILGNYVEYAGWSFAYRFSTSTSLQIFDIQFNDERIAYEVSIQEAIAFYSGVVPSAMQSKAIDSGWGMGAVNHELAKGIDCPEVATYKDVYHFYDTDKPVQHKNAICIFEHPAGVALRRHFNSDYSGGYNFYAGVENHVLVVRTTSTVYNYDYIWDFLFYQNGIIEVKVHATGYIQATFFTPDGLQYGSKVYSHVLGNLHTHLIHYKVDLDVAGRENSFETINLRYENISNPWSPGHFIVQSRMEKTTRTREAQAAFRFGSSLPRYLMFQNPNKKNKWGHEKSYRIQYNSHAHSVLPRRWAEEKGISWSRYSLAVTRHSDYETSSSSLYNQNNPWEPTVHFEKFIRNNEDILNQDLVAWVTVGFLHIPHAEDIPNTATPGNAVGFFLRPFNFFDEDPSVATRSTVIVRPTDKSFTKVNIQRWTDEVIGQCVWDKPFRYNGTYF; this is encoded by the exons ATGGGGAAAAATGATTTTCTCTGGATAGTCGTCCTATGGATCGTTCCTACGATCGCCAACATTCACTCAAGCTATAGAGGGCAGCACAAGGCATCGGTCTTCTCCGACCTCACCCCCAGTGAGATGACATCAGTACGGACGTTTCTTATGGGACAGGAGAACTTTAACTTATGTTCCGTACATGGGACATttggtaaaaatacaataaagttaATAGAGCTTAACATGAACAAGAAGGCTCAGGTGCTAAACTTTTTGGACAAAAATGGTCCCAAACCAAAGCGTGAGACCAAAGTTATCATCTATTTTGCTGACCAACCACATCCCAATGTGACAGAATACCTTGTGGGTCCTATACCACATCCATATTACTATAAGCCAATGGTGAAGGGCAATAGGACAATAAGGTTTGAGTCAAGGCCAACAACTGACAGTGAATATGAACAGATCCACCTGAAGTTACAGGAGGACATGATGAAGGTCAATCCTATTCTTCTCGAGACCTCAGGGTTTTCTTTCTCTAATTGCTCCAATCATTGTCTTACCTACACCGACATTGCTCCACGTGGCTTGGAACCTGGAGACCGGAAAACGTGGCTAACATTTCTCTGCTTCGTGGAAGGATTTTTTCTCCACCCCATTGGTTTTGAGCTTCTTCTCAATCACCGTTCCCTCAACCCGAAAGACTGGAGAGTAGAGAAGGTCTGGTACAACGGCCAATACTTTGAAAGCTTAGAAGAGTTGGTTGCGAAGTATGAGAAGAACGAACTGACCAAGTTACGTCTACCAGATTATAGAGAAGAGGACTTCTACTCAACCTTCATCCCACGTGGAGACTTTAGGACCAAGACTGATGTCCATGGACCAAAAATATGCGAACCTCAAGGCAAGCGCTACAAAATTTTGGGTAACTATGTGGAATATGCAGGTTGGAGCTTTGCGTATCGCTTCAGTACTTCCACAAGCTTGCAGATCTTTGACATACAATTTAATGATGAACGGATAGCCTATGAGGTCAGCATCCAAGAGGCCATAGCTTTTTACAGTGGAGTCGTCCCATCTGCCATGCAGTCTAAGGCTATTGACTCTGGTTGGGGTATGGGAGCAGTCAACCATGAGTTGGCCAAAGGTATTGACTGTCCAGAAGTGGCCACATACAAGGACGTATACCATTTTTATGACACAGACAAACCGGTTCAGCACAAGAATGCTATATGTATCTTCGAGCACCCCGCCGGGGTGGCCTTACGTCGTCACTTCAACAGCGACTACAGTGGTGGCTACAACTTCTATGCTGGAGTAGAGAACCATGTCCTGGTGGTGAGGACAACCTCTACGGTTTACAACTATGATTATATCTGGGACTTTCTCTTCTACCAGAATGGCATTATAGAGGTGAAAGTCCACGCCACCGGCTACATTCAGGCCACTTTTTTCACGCCAGATGGACTACAGTACGGCAGTAAGGTTTACAGCCATGTGTTGGGGAACCTGCACACACACCTGATACACTACAAGGTTGATCTAGACGTGGCGG GAAGAGAAAACAGCTTTGAAACCATTAACCTGAGGTATGAGAATATCTCAAACCCATGGAGTccaggtcattttattgtgcagtcCCGTATGGAGAAGACAACAAGGACTAGGGAGGCCCAGGCTGCCTTCAGATTTGGATCCTCTCTTCCCCGGTACTTGATGTTCCAAAATCCTAACAAGAAGAACAAATGGGGACATGAGAAGAGCTACAGAATTCAGTACAACTCCCATGCCCACAGCGTGCTGCCCCGAAGGTGGGCCGAGGAGAAAGGAATCTCATGGTCCAG GTATAGCCTGGCCGTGACCCGTCACAGTGACTACGAGACGAGCAGCAGTAGCCTGTATAACCAAAATAATCCTTGGGAGCCGACTGTTCATTTTGAGAAGTTCATTCGGAACAATGAAGATATTTTGAACCAG GATCTTGTCGCCTGGGTGACCGTCGGCTTCCTCCACATCCCCCACGCTGAGGACATCCCAAATACTGCAACGCCGGGGAACGCGGTGGGATTCTTTCTTCGACCCTTCAACTTTTTTGATGAGGACCCATCCGTGGCCACCAGGAGCACCGTCATTGTGAGACCCACGGACAAAAGCTTCACCAAAGTGAACATCCAACGTTGGACTGATGAAGTGATTGGTCAATGCGTGTGGGACAAACCCTTCCGATACAATGGAACTTACTTCTAG